Within Pungitius pungitius chromosome 18, fPunPun2.1, whole genome shotgun sequence, the genomic segment TTAGTACATCACACCGTAGTACTAGTACATCACCTGCCTTCACAGTGAGTACTATATCACACTCATTGTGTTGCTGTACTTACTGCCGTTAAACTGTGTTGCAGGTTTGGTGCGGTGGtatcaccatagcaacaggcCTGCAGGTGCCAAGCTTCATGGGTAATTTCCTTTCGACCAATCAGAGCCTCAGCAACCTGTCGCAGTAGATTGACTTCCTCACCTGctttcatttagtttttgatAATTAtcattaatttattaattttatacatttgtatttattcattttaaattataatatatatgtgcatttatttatcaaatatGAACTGgaattataaaataaatgtgacattttaagATCTTTACTATATAAGATATTTTGATTATGGTTGTCTGCTCTGTTTTGACAGTTTGGACCTCAAGCatcattttatttctgtgtgcttttactttgaagatgtGTTAATATTGTCTGTTTCctctggcttttattttgactgaTTTTTTGAAACAGGAAAGCAGGATCAGAATTGCTGCTGTTTGCAAATAGTTTATTCCCCGGGAAAATAAAGATTTATTCAAACTTTAAATGTCAGAAAGGAGACAGCAAAGACTTAAGCGGCTTCCAGTAACGTGTTTTTAAATTTCAGAATCATTTTAAAGATCAGACAGCCATCAGAAAGAAAGGCCTATTTCCattagcttttattttgaaggttgtaACAACAAGctgtggattattattattattgataagGAAGCTATCTGTTGAGTTTGTGTGAAATACTTTTATGAAATACTTGAATAGATTTTGTGTTGTGCATTCCtactggattttattttgacggTAATAATAGAACTTTTACCGGCACTTTGACCAAATGactgacttttattttgaaaatacattttcaaattgcacttttttagATTTTGCCCACAATCAGGGTGGAATTTGTTTTCCATCAATAAGAAGAAATGTTGATATCGTACCTGGAATTAAAGCTTATACTGAAAATATTTATTGAATCATAAACTATTCAAATCgtctgtttgaaatgttttgtatcAAACATTTTGTCGaactgtgaaaaaataaaagtttacaCCTGTGGAGAATTGTGTCCGAAATTCACCTTGACTTTTTCCCCAAAACAACGTCATGCTGCGCTTAATAAATAGGgaggcttttaatttgaaaaaccaaacaggaagtgtaaGATAGAAAGTTAAtaagggagaagggaggagagaaggaggcaaAGTAGATGAGAAGGTACCTGATTGAGGTAAGAAGGAAGACAAGGAGGAGGTGAATGTATTATTAGTTTTtctattgttttcatttaaattattcaaattaatATTAAACCTTTAATTTTGGTCATagaaaaaataatcacaaaagAGATTGAGacagtttgaaataaaacaacttcTTGTGTAAAATAGAcgattaacaaacaaaaaacacatttaaatgagagacgggagggggggggggcgtctccacGGCAACAGAACAACAGAacctgagaggaagaggagagaaggaacgTTAAGGATCAGCAGGTGAGGGATGAACACCTTTCTTTCCACCATCTTTTTGACagtaaatgtaattattttttaactatAAAAGCTCAATGACGTGtattgattcatttgttttaaatgtttgaatgcAGCAGTATCAGGTCTCCTTTAAGAAAACCATTAACAAACAATAATGACATTTTAGTCTGTATATATTTACCAGGTATTTATTACTTCTGTTATTTAATCAGTTAACTTGTTTCTTTAAATCAACTGTCTGAACAACGTTTTTAATTAGTATAAATCCTCATAAGTAGCGATGGCCTGTTTCCGTGGCAACTGGGATGAATTTTACGGGGAAGTCCTCCTATTGGACGAGAGGAAGATGACACTGGGGGCTGAGCAGGGCTTTAAGGTGAGAGAAAACTTCCTGTtttcacttcttttcttttcacttttcttttatttcttctcatttattttctgatgaagaaaaatcatttttttcctcctcagaaATCTTCCAAggcggcggccatcttgaaCCAGGTGTTCTCCCACCTGGACGTCCGTGACGTGGAGTTCTTTGGTTTGAGGTTCTgtgacagagagcagcagacGGTGGGAGGAGTTTCCTCTGAGTAAACACCTTGTTTCAGAGAGTCATCTGCTGATCATTTTAGGCTAAAAACTACCACTAACAGTGCAAACCTCTCTGtgagctttattttgaagggctcGGGTGCAATTTGAACAATCTGTGACGTTTGCTTGTGGATAATTGAGCTGTGTTTGTGCTTCTAACAGCACTGGTTGGATCCTTTAAAAACTCTCAAACAGCATCGAGACCTCGGTGAGTTTCCCTCAAACTAAAAAACTATTAAAGGAAATCCATCCATGTTTGTGTCGAGctgcaaacacaaatattgatttgtttctCGTTCTTATTGTTTCGTCACAGTCGGTCCGCCGTTCATTTTCTACTTTGGTGTCAAGTTTTATGTCCCAGATGCTTCGAGGCTGAAGGAGGAAAACACCCGGTTATTCCAACGTTTCATTAAGCTATTATTTCATCCGTttgattattatcattattgttatttgtattattattattattatcagacTGAAAGCAGGGAGTATAACTTTGTGTCGCGTGTCTCCAGGTATCAGTTCTACCTGCAGGTGCGTCAGGACGTGCGTCAGGGCCGGctgccgtgccccccccccctgagaccCCGGCTCTCGGCCCTGATGCTGCAGGGTGAGCACCAGCTGACCTTTATTTCACTAAACCACAACCAAaacactcctcctctcctttgcctCAGCGGAGCGAGGAGACCGAAAGGAGGCGGAGCCTGAAGAGTCAGAGGAGAACCAGGAAGTACAACACATCTACAAGTCCCTCAGGTAGACAGGAAATTATtacctttcaaagtaaaacagaagCTGCATCAtctctagtgaccaccagggggcgactcctctcctACACCACTCATGCATAGAAGGTCGCGGGGGGGCGGGACTCACTGGGACGACTGGTCTCCagcatcacagacacacaaccgcCCCTCCCACACGTCACCTTTAACCCTCAGACAAGTCAATGTAGTTGTATGTAGTTTGAGTGGCAGATTagacattcactcattcattggtCCCCCCCTACTTTTTGACTATTGATCCCTACGTTTGGAGTAAAATGCTCCTGTCTGTCCCTTTGTGTGTCCTCTGTCCAGCGGCGTCTCTCGTCCTCAGGCCCAgcgtctccttctgtctctctgcagctctctgCAGATGTTCGGAGCCTCGCTCTTCGCCGCCTACGTAAGAAAACCGATCACTGATCAATAAAGGCTCCGCTCTCTCCTGCTTTCAGTCGAATGGTTTGTATGAAACTTCTTCAGTTCTTTATTCTCTCTCCAGGAGATGAATCAGGAGATTTATAGAATTTGATGTTGCTAATAAAAATATGTCTTTAAAGAATTTTAAAGTCACTGATCATGAGGAACTGAAACATACATCAGGGTTCAGAGGAATGTGAGAACCTGGCagggtccgtgtgtgtgtttctatctgAGAGATGAAGACATGGCTCTtatcaaataaaccaataaaaaactGCTCCTCAGGGTGAAAACCAGGCGGAGTACTTCCTGGGTCCGACCACAGTGGGCGTCGTCATCTACAGGAACAAAGAGCTGGTGGGGAAATATTACTGGTAGGAGTGAGACCTCCTCAAACATCTTTGTTGATCTGCTGACTCCAAACATTGAGTCTGTTCTTTCTGTTCAGAGTGAGACCTCCTCATGTGACGTTGACTCTTCTCGTTTAAGGCAGAGAATCAAAAAActtcactttaaaaacaaaacatttgagctGAGAATCGTTGTACAAAATGTGAGttctaatgctaatgctaaaaaTGAGAAGATTAAAGG encodes:
- the LOC119226184 gene encoding band 4.1-like protein 4A; amino-acid sequence: MACFRGNWDEFYGEVLLLDERKMTLGAEQGFKKSSKAAAILNQVFSHLDVRDVEFFGLRFCDREQQTHWLDPLKTLKQHRDLVGPPFIFYFGVKFYVPDASRLKEENTRLFQRFIKLLFHPFDYYHYCYLYYYYYYQTESREYNFVSRVSRYQFYLQVRQDVRQGRLPCPPPLRPRLSALMLQAERGDRKEAEPEESEENQEVQHIYKSLSGVSRPQAQRLLLSLCSSLQMFGASLFAAYGENQAEYFLGPTTVGVVIYRNKELVGKYYWQRIKKLHFKNKTFELRIVVQNVSSNANAKNEKIKGSHIIYFALLNELYSYYFGPLFESVSNNESICVFVCVCVCRKQLMEPDGLIDRQTEEIPYKDVRVLGEPIRMQRCPRGRVHRRWASASNLHPKMDLVPPLPVTKATATYPQVAEAGVDLFSRLT